DNA sequence from the Thunnus albacares chromosome 22, fThuAlb1.1, whole genome shotgun sequence genome:
ACTCCATTCCATTCATGTGTGCCAGTAAGCCATAGTGAGACAccatgcacaataccagagcCCTGAAAGTGGAAAAACTAGAACTGAGATGACAGTTGTTTTAATGTTGGCAATTCAAAAAGTCAGCCATAAAACAGTTCTGTAGCATACAGCTACATCTACAGTTACTGTAAAATCTTTGAATGATTGTAGAGTTTGTGATATTAAACTCGTATATCTAAGACAAGACAGATATTAGTGATATCATACGGAAATTAACCATGGTATTTACTTTGGGCTGAGTCTAGGCAGAAAGAACATTTGCAGAGAACAGTTATATTTTAAGGGATTTTCTTAgatattcatcttttttcttttagtacAGCCAAAAGGCCTTATGAGGGACACTATGATGTAGCGTGATTAACGATTAAATTAATACAAATTCATGTAAatctttgcttttgttttaaatctttatattGTTTTGACATTAGaaattcatttctttctttgacAAATTACAGTTTTGTCATAATAATGAAGGATAAGAGTTAAAACATTAAGCAATTACGACCACTGTAGTGTGCATAACATTTTACAGCTTCTATTTCACAcagctaataataataatattagttAATTATTGGTTCATAGTTTTATAAATGCAATGCAAATGCAATTTGTGGGTTATTACCCCTAATTTTCATACAGACAAACTCAAAACAAGGAcaccctctgtctgtctgttttatttatctaaCTGCTCAGTCAATCAGGTATTCAGTCAAATAAAGGTATTGACATAAGGTGCTCATAGTGGTACACAAATCTCAACTAAAATGCTTTGATATAAATATTCTATTTGCTAAATACACATACGCATGCAAAAGTAATgatttcatgtcatttcaagTGCCACGTTACATTTGAAAGATTTTCTACAGATGTgtagaaatgacaaaatgttaaaaattaaatcacGATTAAGGAAATCACGTAAAATTTTAATGCAGCCAAAGTTCGAGGGATTTCTCTGAATACAGTTTTCACTAAACTTATTTAAAATGGcgattaaataaaagttaaattaatatCAGCACATTAAATTAATATCAGCAAAAGTGCTGTAACACAGTTACAGcactttttgtagttttagttcCTTAACCACACTTATTCTCAATAAacctggttttgtttttctaagagttaatatttgatttcatatttttggatATAAACACTGGAGATGAATGTCATCAAAACTACATTTCCTCTTACACAATTTTGTTAACCTTGACACTGATGTGACACACTAGGGCAggataaaacaagtaaaaaagaatagtatagtatatactAAGAATAGTAATACAGAATAGTAGAGCCATTTGGTGTTCATTGAACTATGATGCAGCCTTTAACACCTGCTTCAAGCTAAGTAATCTCAGTgtggaaaatattttacattgcaATTTAGTGAAAggttaaagtttgttttatttggctGAAATATGCATCCGTTTGGtcaagtattttaaaatacaaagctaACACATTTATCTTAATGACATAGCTTTATTACAGTTATTTACCTATGCACCTAATGAGGAGACTTCCATTAAACACTCAATCAGTTCAACTGTTAAATGCTACCAACGACAGGAGTGCAACCAGTGGACCTTAACCCCTCACTTTGAAGAGGGGCAAGCAAGAAGAGGTTTCTCCAATAATCAATATGGTATTGCATTGATATTCTTTTATTATAGCTCTAGGATGGATGAAAGCAAAATAAGATAAGGAGCAAAATTAACAGctgaatgtaattttatgaaGCAAGATTTCACAAGAAATTGCCAAAATAATACATAACGTGCAATCAAATATACATTATAGTGAGGCATAATTTacaattcaataaaaatataaacacaaaaatgtacttaccccaagcaacagtcaaaaaaatgtataaatatgaataaataatattagGTCCTTATTTACTACCCTGGTGCTTCTCTGGTCTTCTGTTGCCGCATTTGTTGATGTCTTGTATATATATCGCTGTAAACTAAAGGGAGGTGACGTTACAGGTGGGTCATgaattttgttgaaatgtttttacacatcaatgaaaaaaaagaaaaaaaaaagtgattcaCTCCCTAGACAATTGTGAGCACTATTGTTGATGCATTCCACTATTGTGAACAAACTGGGTGTGTATTATGTATTCTCTTACATAGATTGAGCCGGTTGATATTgccaaaataatatatttttgattaattacCACTGTATAATATAAGTAATGTGATTATACTGGGGAGATGACTACCATCAAAAAGTATGAATTTTGGGAATTTCCACAAATTATTAGTAGAAGTTGTAGTTTCTTGTCACTCTTGCTAACATTGTGGCTTACACAACTAAACTAAAAAGAGTGGCTATTGCATCACTTGCATAAAGAGCGTGATAGTACAGTAATACAAAGGCAAGGAAacgtcatgtttttttgtttgtttgtttgttgttcaaaCAATTCAAATTTAGCATTGATCCAACCTCTGTTCAGATTAACATTCACAGATAGTGAAATTCCTTTCTGGTAGGTGAGAATAcatcaagacacacacacatcaacaaaacATTGTGAAAGATCTAACAAAGCCAATACCTTAACACGTCTAGAACAACAAGATCGTACTGAAAAGCACACCACGTCATATATTCATGAGTCAGTTGTAAGGCATTCATTACCAGACAGCCAGAAAGGTGACCACAGCACAACTCTGAGTACTACAGGCATTAAAAAAttgtaatacattatttataatatattattgtcattatagtTTTAATATATCATTGTATATTGTATTGTTATTGTATATTGTTGATGAAAGCTGAAATACATGGAAAGCTTAAAGCTGAAAGAAATTGTTGAAGCAAATTATATACTGCCAAAGCTGGAAGTAGAAATAAAATGCCCTAACCTCTTATCATCCACTCATTTTTTGGTAATCTTCAcctatttggcatacccaaatggaaaaaGCTTATGACAGATAACTGTAAGgccaaaatgcatgtattaggcttcatttgataAGTAACAacttctagtttctggaaatgtgcttgtttatcATGTGGCTATAACACAAattacatcagttcaaatatggctcaaaaaagtgttttttgtccttgtctataatgagtcatatttgaataacaatacaCTCTTTATACCAGAACtatgcaaatcaccacatacctTGTCCATCTTGTCAACcacacctgtataaaattccagacctctaggcctaaccttAGGGGCAcaagtttttagtttgtggtgtcactggtgtccctgaACCTCTCCAAAATttctccaagtggccaaattgtgcctATTGCTTTACTACTGTGTGATGCTAAGCTGCTTACAACTGGTTTAAGCAGGTTGCCAGCAACCcagtggatgttaagaggttgAAACTTTGAGAAAAGAAATTCTTTGTATTAATATCAGACAGATGAGTTGCATCTTGTAATAGCTCAAGGTTTGAATTTCTTAACAGTTAAAACAGAAAGATATAGGtgtatgaaataaatgacttttaaaACCTTGAAGTTTTGAATAACAGACCAGCAATACATCATCCAATGCACATTTTTCTGTATATAACACCTGTGGAACAGAATGTGTAGGTCAGAGTTTCTAGcttactgacattttaaaaaccgAGTgactaatcaagaaaaaaacGACAGCTctatcgataatgaaaataaatgttagttgcagccctagttttgTTCCTGCTACAATTTGTTTGAGCAGTGACTGTTTGTAACACTTGGCAACTAGAATATGAAGTGGATAGCATGGCACAAAGGTTATGTTCATTTATTGTTCAGatctgtttttgtcacattactttttaaatgtggcCGATATCAGATTCCAGTGTAAACTGGTCATGATCCTGAACTGACCTGCATGCGCAAAAGCAGCAAGCTGTCATGCGGAAGTAAACATGGAGGCCACTGAAGTCAAcgtttacaatttcatttataGGTTGATGTTGAGTGGAAGCCAGCAAATTTGTGATAATGAGGGTAAGGAttaggagaaagagagacaaattTTTCCTCATGGCTTTTTGTGCTGCAATGGCTGCTACCTCTGTACAGAGTAGGGATGTCAGTGATTAACCTTTAATCGTTTAACTGCAGGGAATATTTTGAGCTGTTACGCATGTCAGTCTATAGTATTGGAATTGGCCAAGAAAATTGCAATTGGTACAAAATAACATTTCGCTGCATATGAAAGTGAAACtacagtgtatgaatgtgaaaaatTCTTTGGGCACACCGGTGACTGACTGAGTTCTAACACTCAGCCAAAGATTGTTTGTGAAGTAGCTCCACTCTGAAACACCACTGTACAATCAGAGTGGACTGAGTGTTTCTGCAGTTCCAAAAAGGTGTTCAGTATTTGGAAGTAGCTTGTGAAAAATAAGGTATGTCAGATTTAGTATCTACAGATGTTATTTCAATGTTTCAGATAcatatttattcaatatttagGTAAATATAAGTATCAGACTGGACTCAATATCAGCAAATGtgaccacctccgaatgtggtctgagggATCGGATCTCAGTgcgtcctcaatgcgtcttgaGTGCCTTCAGACTTATACTTAAAGCTGTCCaattgtgatcggatcacctgagacgcatgttaatgccagatGTAAACAGGGCTTCAGACCTGAGCTGTCTCAGGTGGGAGTGCAGAAGCTGGGTGCCCTAATGTAAATTTTTCTCTGGAACCTGAAGACTGATCAATGCTAGCCATAGTGGCCTCAGGGCTGTCCTTTCCCAGGAAACAGAGGATGCTTAACGATGATCTCTTACAAAAGGAGAAATTGGTCAGTTTTTGGCAAACAGCCTGGTGCAGCTAAACAGGTCTTACCAGCCAGCAGGTGAAGGACTCCTATGCCAAGTGTAGGTGCAAGACTTCGGCAGAGGCAGGCACAGAACCCAGTCAGGCCTGCCACAGGtctatacatacatacacacatagacacagggagcaggaaCAAGTCAGGGGGCATCACAGTAACTGACCTTCTTGTGCATGACAAAAGACGGCACCCTGATTGGGGGCaatgtattatttaaaatgacatattggTCATAATTAATGCACTATGTTTAGAAGAGGCTGAATTTTTTGCAGCTTTATGGGACTGGCATCATTCAAAAAGGATTAAATTGGTTGTGATTGAACTTACAGGTGCACAGCATGTCTTCTCCACTGTTGTGGTTTCCTGGTTCTTTATACTTAGGAATGAACTACTGAGGTAGAGTGAAGCTTCGACACTCCAGCAACATCTTAGCATCTGaaagaagtttgttttttttagtatttatttaatcaggcaCTCTAattgagattaagatctcttttacaagagagacctgagaacaagaaacatacagaagacaagaacacaatcagcagacagaaataacacgactacaaaataaacaaggaattaataaaaaacagtcacaagaatcataaaaaacatcagataatgaTGCTTTAAAATTTCCAAGAGGTATGAAAGACTCAAGTTTGAGGGCAGTTTGCAGTTCATGCCATTTAAAAGGTGCATAGAACCTGAAACCAGTTCTGCCAACATTAGTGCAAACATGAGGGATATCTATGGTTCAGTAGTTACTGGATCGTGTGTTGTAGTTACTAGATTTAAATGAGTGAAGAGATGTGAGATAGTTTGGAAGTTTCAAATGCTCAAACTTCAAAGCTTCATGTATTTATAGATgaataaaaatagatgttttttttctttctgactgTAAGGAAGTCCATCCAGCCATGTGATCAGAGAACAATGATTATTTGTCCTTTGTGATAAGCGTGATATTTTTTATCTCGGTTGTGAAATAAGAAAACTTCTGCAGTGTTTTGATGTCTGTTAATAccattaaaaaactgaatacaGTTTGGTATAATATAACATTACCCTCAAATGTCATTATATTAAGTGTACCGTTTAAGCCTCATCTGCTAACCAAATTGATGAACTGATGATGAATTGAATTTTGAGACAGATCAGGATCTGGGTGGCTTGTCACCTCCACCAAACTATTTCCAGTGAGAAATATGTGAAAACACAATTTAACCAATACCTTCATAACAGCTGTACATGATAGATTTTAGATAGCTGGGTATTTATTTATCAGAAAATTGATCAATTTCAtagaagaatggtgttcatccctccagaagagttccagaaacttgtagaatcaatgccaaggctgaggaacaccattccTCCAGAATCATTTAGTGTTttaatgatggtggtggagagcactgtctaacacatcagttcaaaatctcccataggtgtttaattgggttgagatctggtcactgcaaaggccatagcatgtgattcacatcattttcatactcatcaaaccattcagtgacctctcatgccctgtgaattggggcagtgtcatcctggaagagaccactcccatcaggacagaaatgtttcatcgtaagtaaaggtgatcactcagaacaactttgtgttgatttgcagtgaccatTCCGTCTAATGGGACAAGtagacccaaaccatgccagtataatgccccccacagcataacagagccaccagatcccctcactttaggggtcaagcattcagatctgtaccagtttttccattaatttgtcacccgtctgtaggACTTAGCTTTTAAACTAGTTTACAAGCATAGGGGTGATTTTGTGAAAGTCATCCGCagctttattttcttcttaaatcACACAGCAGGGTATGACTGTCTGTAAACATCCCTGGTGTCATCATAAAATTCCTGACTTCAAACACTCCCCAATCAACCTTCTcaatcaacaaaacatcacacGAGAcagattaaattatttaaaggTTTTGTATTCTGATCATTGTAAAGATTCTTACAGAAATCATACAAACTAACAGGGAGCTCCCAGAGTACAGCTGTGCATggttacataaatacattttgtatgaATAAGAAAATTGATAGTACATTCTCTTGACATATATATTATGTATGAACTTTGATACTAGTCTATGCATTAGGTTAAAACTGCAGTGTGCAGCCCGCTATGAGTAGCATGTGTTCCTTCATTTAATTTAAGACACTTGTTcactttaaaacatgttgtctGTGCAGTGTATGCTTTATTATGCTTTTTCATTAAGTAAAACCAATGTTTAGGTTTTACTTGATGACATAGAAaatttatttacatgtatttggAGACAACAGAAAGGTTCACATTACAGCATTTTGAATAATGTTTGGTTATACAAATCACAAAATAATCTATCTTGCTGTTAAAGAAGACTAACTTCACAATCCTGAGTAGCTCCACAAAAAGCAAATATAcacatgtataataatataaatacatataaataagtGACTGGATAATCATACAGGACATCATTCAGACTTCATACATTTCATGTTGGGGGAGAGGTCATCCcaacttttaatttaatatctGCAACTTTTTTACAAGCCATATAACAATTGAGATCATCAGAAATCTAATGGAACATCAGATGTAATGGGAACAATGTTCTTTCTCATACCAGTGGTTTTCTAAATGATATTTCACATGGACATGGACGTCAGCAGAGACATTATTGCTGACTTGACAGTAGCCATGACAGCAGCACCAGGCAAGATGCAGTGATGAGACTGGTTGTGTGACTTACTCCACTTGAAACTTCTGTAAATGTTGAGATAGGAAAGGAGACATTGTTTTAACAAAAAgttctgtattattttatatttttgattaaGTAGCTCTCAGTAGTGCTTACGTGTGCCATCCACAGAAATAGATGTGGTGTCAATGTTGAAGGCTGAGATGTTTGAGGCCGCACTGACCAAAACATCTGCAATCTGAGTGTTATTAGGAACAGATGTGGATGCAAACCCAAGGTCTAAGGTGTTGATGATCGATCCAGCACTGCAAAAGgaattacagaaatatattgttttagTCATATGAATTAATGGCCAATACTCTTTAAGATTCTATCAACAGAATAATATCAAATTACCTGAATGAAATCACTGTCAAGGAGCGGAATGAAGAGAATGTATTTTGGTAGAAAGGTTCAAGCTGCAGAAATACAAGCAAAAAAACTGTAAGTACATATATATTTGCCAAATTtcaatgttttgtgtttcttcactTGTACCTTTTATTATGGTATGTCATTTGCATTATGTATATGGAGGGCTGATTcacattatattttatctttgaAAACTCACCACTAGGAATGAAATGTCATCTCATAAAAAACAGGGTGTCCTCCCATTGTGAGACATTTTAAATTAGAAATATGTTTATACTAGACTGAGCTATTTTGAAACATGTATATGATTAAAATATGttgagtttttgtgtgtttactgtatagCCAAATTCCACAACGCAAGAATTTTCTTTGGACAGATTAAGggtattttgcattttttaaatattagatTTTAGGTGAAAATcataaatgaatgtgtttgcaaatgaaaagaaaagattgCATATTGCAAAACACTGTTCGATATCTTGTAAAATGTAGAGAGACTTACTTCTGATTTTATCAGTGAGGATCGATTTTGAAATGCTGCCGATGATGGATTCAACAAGTCACTTGTAAATGTCTCGTCAGAGCTGAAAGTCATCCGCCTTTCTGTGATTGCTTCAGCAGTTGTAGTAGTTGTAGGTACAGATGTGGTGGTTGTAGGAGTCGTTGCAGTTGTAGTTGTAATTGAGGTTGTTGTAGTTGCAGTCTTGGTAGTTGTTGctgtggtagtagtagtagtagctgCAGTAGCGGTGGttgttgcagcagcagtagtagtagtaccagctgcagtagcagtagtattagctgcagtagcagcagttgttgcagcagcagtagtagcagtattAGCTGCAGTAGCAGTAGTTGTTattgcagcagcagtagcagtagtattaGCTGCAGTAGCAGTAGTTGTGGTATTTAAAGTGGGGACTGCAGTTGTTGAAGTATTTctttctgtaaaaaataaatatgaaacaatatgaaaaaatatggaaaaaaaagaaattatggTAACCAGAGGACCTTGTTTTGAACAAACATATCACAATATCTTTTGTCTTGTGGATGTTTGTTATAGTTAACTTCATGGTAATTATGAATGTGTTGATtctgccatttaaaaaaaaatggatcagGAAAGGAATCAGTAATAACTATTATACCAACATTGGAAATGATATTAGAAGTGAAGACACTCCTGTAAATTCCCATCCCTAACTGTTTTAGGACATCAAACTTGGGACCGTTAACTTCACACTGAATTTTAAAGTATACCGAAATCATCCTTGGAGAATTAACAGAGTAATTGCTTTATATtgttaatttaaacatttaattgtaCTTAATTCAAAcccattaaacacatttaaacactcatgacacacacagtgtgacagatatgttgataaatgaTATCAACAGGTATATTTCTTTGCCCTAATGCCTAGTGGAGTAAAATGAGGTGAACTGTTTACTTACGAACTATTTGGATGGAGTTGGCTTCAACAGTGAGGTTGAAGGTATTGTTGGGGTTAGACACTGATTCTACTAAGGTTTGTGCAACATCAGTAGCATCTGGTATTTCTGCAGCTGAAGCATTTTGATTGAACTCAATCCCCACTTCTGCTTCAGTGTTTTCCATTCGTGTTCTGGCTACAGCTGGTCTGCATCAAAAAAGCATATCTGTTaatcaaataacattaacatacatAACTTAGGCATATGTGTAATTATtccattattttctgtcattattatcattatatctTACGTAAACGCTATGACGAAACTGCGGAGGAAAATCGCACCATATTCTGCACTGTAGATTAAATCATACTGTGGGAAGGAAGCAgatagaaaaatgtaaacacattaaaagtACAGTGTTCTCcaaatgatattaaaaaatCCTGAAACTCATATAATACACTGAAAACTAATGAGTAATGTGACCATTTAAAAACTGTACTCACCACTGCTACAACTTTTGCGGCAAGAGTTTGAAATTCTGGACTGCTGGAATTAGTGAGTTCCTCTACAAATGGTTCTACCACGGTTGCCGTGAGAACGACAACTGGTGGGGGAgctgcagtagtagtagtagaagtagtagtagtagtcatTGTATTTGATCCTTCAGTTGTAATTAATCCTCCAGTcgtagttgaacttccagttgttgTAGaaccaccagctgttgttgttgatccctcagttgtagttgatcctccagttgtggtagacccaccagctgttgttgttgatccccCGGTTGTagtagacccaccagctgttgttgttggtccctcagttgtagttgaacttccagttgtggtagacccaccagctgttgttgttgatcccttaGTTGTAattgaacttccagttgtggtagacccaccagctgttgtagTTGATCCCCtggttgtagttgaacttccagttgtggtagacccaccagctgttgttgttgatcccccagttgtagttgaacttccagttgtggtagaccctgcagttgtagttgttgatgactcagttgtagttgaacttccagttgtggtagacccactAGCTGTTGTTGCcgatccctcagttgtagttgaacttccagttgtggtagacccaccagctgttgttgttgatccctcagttgtagttgaacttccagtcGCAGTAGgcccaccagctgttgttgttgatccctcagttgtagttgaacctCCAGTCGCagtagacccaccagctgttgttgctgatccctcagttgtagttgaacttccagttgtggtagaccccCCAGTTGTAGTTAAACCCCCAGTTGTAGTTGATGCACCAGTTGTAGATGATCCTCCAGTCatggtagacccaccagctgttgttgatgATCCCCCAGTTGTAGTTGAACCTCCAGTCGCagtagacccaccagctgttgttgttgatccctcagttgtagttaaACCCCCAGTTGTAGTTGATGCACCAGTTGTAGATGATCCTCCAATTGTAGTTGAACCCCCAGTCatggtagacccaccagctgttgttgttgatccctcagttgtagttgaacctCCAGTCGCagtagacccaccagctgttgttgttgatccctcagttgtagttgaacctCCAGTCGCagtagacccaccagctgttgttgccgatccctcagttgtagttgaacttccagttatggtagacccaccagctgttgttgttgatccctcagttgtagttgaacttccagttgtggtagaccccCCAGTTGTAGTTAAACCCCCAGTTGTAGTTGATGCACCAGTTGTAGATGATCCTCCAGTTATAGTTGAACCTCCAGTCatggtagacccaccagctgttgttgatgatccctcagttgtagttgaacctCCAGTCGCagtagacccaccagctgttgttgttgatccctcagttgtagttaaACCCCCAGTTGTAGTTGATGCACCAGTTGTAGATGATCCTCCAATTGTAGTTGAACCCCCAGTTGTTGTGACtccagtgtttgttgttgttggttcaACAGTTGTGGACGTTTGTGCCGCAGCTGGTGTAGTAGCAAGCTGATAGGCCACTATTGGTAAAGAACAGTATATGTTCTTACACATACATTATTTTTTCAGGACACAAAGAAAACCTTGAGTTTTAGTATAGTAATCAGTAAGTTACCTGTAAGCATCAGCAACGTCGATAAGATTGGTCCAACAGCCATTGTGTCTGCTCTTGAACCTGCAAAATTTGATAGCAGTGACTTACTCACAATAGCAGtataacatataacattttGATATAGTGAATGTTTAATCTGCCATGATAATTAAAGGTGTCTAGtagcattttttctttcaaaaatctATAATTGAAACTAGAATAttttgtaaaaagtaaaagtgtttttaatgggTGATTCAATTAATATAAGAGTTCCTCTTGCCTATTTCATTCAGAGCTCAGTTTCTGCTCTTCAAGCACAgaacataataataattctgCTTTCATATCCCATGTTTCTCATTGACTTACTGTGGACTGACAAAGattaatcaaacaaatgaaacaaacaaaagaagtcCCTCTTCATAGCGTCTCTGTCCTAAAAGTATACATTTATACAGTGAATGTattaaatttactgtaaaaattaaTGAATTGAGAAATTAATAGTGTCAGAACAGCAAAAGTGAGGTATTTGCTTTAAATTCCTTAAAAATGGTCACATATATAGTGCCATACCTAACTCCCCTgcaagattttgtttttttcactaaGCAGAGGTGAGAGTA
Encoded proteins:
- the LOC122974008 gene encoding cell wall protein DAN4-like isoform X1, which encodes MTTTTTSTTTTAAPPPVVVLTATVVEPFVEELTNSSSPEFQTLAAKVVAVYDLIYSAEYGAIFLRSFVIAFTPAVARTRMENTEAEVGIEFNQNASAAEIPDATDVAQTLVESVSNPNNTFNLTVEANSIQIVQRNTSTTAVPTLNTTTTATAANTTATAAAITTTATAANTATTAAATTAATAANTTATAAGTTTTAAATTTATAATTTTTTATTTKTATTTTSITTTTATTPTTTTSVPTTTTTAEAITERRMTFSSDETFTSDLLNPSSAAFQNRSSLIKSELEPFYQNTFSSFRSLTVISFSAGSIINTLDLGFASTSVPNNTQIADVLVSAASNISAFNIDTTSISVDGTQVSSGVSHTTSLITASCLVLLSWLLSSQQ